From a single Nicotiana tomentosiformis chromosome 2, ASM39032v3, whole genome shotgun sequence genomic region:
- the LOC104086006 gene encoding uncharacterized protein, whose product MTTVVPTSEEDPVLSVVRFTAEMSWSDAGADIAEPQVNRLCVEAQECMIEGRWLDLASLMLTSADLIFSKASEKDLECIFTIICNLVKKPESLDQVHEMAELISTKIIQQPNDKPALRLKILFNLYNLLENSYSRFFVYMKSLNLAIHGKVTEHILPSVKKMDNFLKEWNLGVKDQRELFLAISNVLKENKGSTKDSFMFLTKYLETFLAEDAYTMNEAKEEAARAIIDFVRSPDMFKCDLPDMPAISQLEKDDTYAPVYQLLKIFLTQRLDAYLDFEAANSALLKSYGLVHEDCISKMRLMSLVDLSLNGSSQIPYSIIKDALRIDDTEVESWVVKAITAKLLDCKIDQMNQVVIVSRCTERVFGLYQWQELRSKLTTWRGNIAGVISTIQTNKITEDSAQQMQGLAIH is encoded by the exons ATGACGACGGTGGTCCCTACTTCAGAGGAAGATCCCGTGCTCTCCGTCGTCCGGTTTACGGCGGAGATGTCATGGTCTGACGCCGGCGCCGAT ATTGCAGAGCCTCAAGTTAATAGATTGTGTGTCGAGGCCCAGGAATGCATGATTGAAGGAAGGTGGTTGGATTTGGCTTCGCTGATGCTCACTTCCGCAGATTTAATATTTTCTAAAGCTTCTGAAAAAG ATCTTGAGTGCATTTTCACTATCATTTGCAACCTTGTCAAGAAGCCTGAGAGCTTGGACCAAGTACATGAGATGGCAGAGCTCATATCTACTAAAATCATTCAACAACCTAATGATAAACCCGCTTTGCGCTTGAAAAT CTTGTTCAATCTCTATAACCTGTTGGAGAATTCATACAGCCGTTTCTTTGTTTACATGAAATCCCTCAATTTGGCCATTCATGGAAAGGTCACTGAACATATTTTGCCATCGGTCAAAAAGATGGATAACTTCTTGAAGGAATGGAATCTTGgagtcaaagatcagagagaGCTCTTCCTCGCAATCTCCAACGTTTTGAAGGAAAACAAGGG CTCTACAAAAGACTCTTTCATGTTTCTAACAAAGTATCTAGAAACCTTTTTGGCTGAAGATGCTTATACGATGAATGAGGCTAAGGAAGAAGCTGCCCGCGCAATTATCGATTTTGTCAGGTCACCTGATATGTTTAAG TGTGACTTGCCAGATATGCCTGCTATATCCCAGTTGGAGAAAGATGATACATATGCTCCAGTATATCAACTTCTGAAGATCTTTCTCACTCAGAGGCTGGACGCTTACTTGGATTTCGAAGCTGCAAATTCAGCATTATTAAAAAGCTATG GACTTGTCCATGAAGATTGTATATCAAAAATGAGGTTAATGTCGTTGGTAGATCTTAGTTTGAATGGATCTAGTCAAATTCCTTATTCTATCATCAAGGATGCATTGCGG ATTGATGACACTGAGGTAGAATCTTGGGTTGTTAAGGCAATTACAGCTAAGTTACTTGACTGCAAGATTGAccaaatgaatcaagtagtaatAGTGAG CCGATGTACGGAGCGTGTGTTTGGGTTGTATCAGTGGCAAGAGCTCCGCTCAAAGCTTACTACTTGGAGG GGTAACATTGCGGGTGTTATCAGCACGATTCAAACCAACAAGATAACAGAAGATAGCGCACAACAAATGCAAGGATTAGCGATCCACTGA
- the LOC104086009 gene encoding protein RALF-like 27 → MARETFNGQFPNLSTALLLLLTILLLNTINMPKVECGVSSQECNGISIGDCVVDGDEFLVESETSTLLLANGKGTLTYRSLQKPAICNAKIIGNCIGAQLNGPHRPCNYDNRCKHMP, encoded by the coding sequence ATGGCAAGAGAGACGTTCAATGGGCAATTCCCAAACTTGTCCACTGCACTTCTTTTGCTGCTAACGATCCTCTTATTAAATACCATAAACATGCCAAAAGTTGAGTGTGGGGTTAGTAGCCAAGAATGTAATGGCATCAGCATAGGTGATTGCGTTGTGGATGGCGATGAATTCCTGGTGGAATCAGAAACGAGCACTCTGCTTCTAGCTAATGGAAAAGGTACACTAACCTATCGAAGCCTTCAGAAACCAGCGATATGTAATGCAAAGATTATCGGTAATTGCATCGGAGCGCAGCTTAATGGTCCACATCGACCCTGCAACTATGACAATCGCTGCAAACATATGCCTTAA
- the LOC104086008 gene encoding putative methylesterase 11, chloroplastic isoform X2 yields MGLCLSRNSTVKKRPTSRRLTNQSAAAAVSGGAVNGSNRWSRNRSTKRDDSLIQERALAAAILFQQQLQNGGGGGGAVPFDRSTSLRYPNLNSKKNQPLPRSSSSRARSLTDPLLQPHQLVSNQELKVDDLETNHFVLVHGGGFGAWCWYKTIALLEEAGFKVTAIDLTGSGIHSFDTNSIASLSQYVQPLTDFLEKLADGEKVILVGHDFGGACISFAMELYSFKVSKAVFVAAAMLTSGQSALDIFSQKTDSNDLMRQSQIFIYANGNDKPPTAIDLDKSLLRDLLFNHSPAKDVALASVSMRPIPFSPVLEKLCLSDSKYGSVRRFYIETAEDNAIPIALQQSMVSNNPPERAFHLKEINQSRMGRGVSAGGGQSSLGYLFGSGEPGNNSQPTRSQEKAASNEPASKPAAVSLPVDNTKNVPAGIQSSTNNYFRADGQNCGNFLTERRSTKVQAAPGGGSSLGYLFGGGSADGSK; encoded by the exons ATGGGTTTATGTCTCTCACGGAATTCCACCGTGAAGAAGCGGCCAACATCCAGGCGTTTAACGAATCAATCGGCGGCTGCTGCCGTTAGTGGCGGTGCCGTCAACGGAAGCAACAGGTGGTCTAGGAATCGATCGACGAAGAGAGACGATTCCCTCATTCAGGAACGAGCTCTCGCCGCCGCGATTCTGTTCCAGCAGCAGCTGCAAAACGGCGGAGGCGGAGGCGGCGCTGTTCCTTTTGATCGTTCGACTTCGCTTCGGTATCCGAATTTGAACTCCAAGAAGAATCAACCGCTGCCGCGTAGCTCTAGCTCTAGGGCGCGGTCACTTACTGATCCTCTTCTTCAGCCTCACCAGCTTGTTAGTAACCAG GAATTAAAAGTCGATGATTTAGAGACAAACCATTTTGTCCTTGTTCATGGTGGTGGATTTGGGGCCTGGTGTTGGTATAAAACCATTGCACTCTTAGAAGAAGCTGGATTTAAAGTTACTGCAATTGATTTAACTGGTTCAGGCATTCATTCTTTTGACACAAATAGCATTGCAAGTCTATCACAATATGTGCAGCCACTCACTGATTTCCTTGAAAAGCTTGCTGATGGAGAGAAG GTGATTTTGGTGGGACATGATTTTGGCGGTGCATGTATATCTTTTGCAATGGAGCTCTATTCCTTTAAAGTTTCGAAAGCAGTGTTCGTTGCTGCTGCAATGCTCACTAGTGGACAGAGCGCCCTTGATATTTTCTCACAAAAG ACAGATTCAAATGACCTAATGAGACAGTCTCAAATATTTATCTATGCCAATGGGAACGACAAACCACCAACCGCTATTGATTTGGACAAGTCACTCCTGAGGGACTTGTTATTCAACCATAGTCCTGCTAAG GATGTTGCATTAGCGTCCGTGTCAATGAGGCCAATTCCCTTTTCCCCAGTTTTGGAGAAGCTTTGTCTGTCTGACTCAAAGTATGGTTCTGTCAGGCGGTTTTATATAGAAACAGCAGAAGATAATGCGATACCAATAGCCTTACAGCAAAGCATGGTTAGCAATAATCCTCCAGAACGAGCTTTTCATCTGAAGG AAATCAATCAATCAAGGATGGGCCGCGGAGTAAGTGCTGGGGGTGGCCAGAGTTCTTTGGGATACTTGTTTGGAAGTGGAGAGCCTGGTAACAATTCTCAACCTACTCGCAGCCAGGAAAAAGCTGCAAGTAATGAACCTGCCTCAAAGCCAGCTGCTGTTTCACTACCTGTGGATAACACCAAGAATGTTCCAGCAGGCATTCAGAGTAGCACAAACAACTATTTCCGTGCTGATGGTCAGAACTGCGGCAACTTTCTAACA GAAAGGCGTTCGACCAAGGTCCAAGCAGCACCTGGTGGTGGATCTTCCCTAGGGTACTTGTTTGGTGGTGGCAGTGCTGATGGCAGCAAATGA
- the LOC104086007 gene encoding large ribosomal subunit protein eL39 — MIKKKLAKKQRQNRPIPYWIRMRTDNTIRYNAKRRHWRRTKLGF, encoded by the coding sequence ATGATAAAGAAGAAGCTGGCGAAGAAGCAGAGGCAGAACAGGCCTATTCCTTACTGGATCCGCATGCGCACTGACAACACCATCCGTTACAACGCCAAGCGCAGGCACTGGCGCCGCACCAAGCTCGGATTCTAA
- the LOC104086008 gene encoding protein SPIRAL1-like 3 isoform X1, which produces MGRGVSAGGGQSSLGYLFGSGEPGNNSQPTRSQEKAASNEPASKPAAVSLPVDNTKNVPAGIQSSTNNYFRADGQNCGNFLTERRSTKVQAAPGGGSSLGYLFGGGSADGSK; this is translated from the exons ATGGGCCGCGGAGTAAGTGCTGGGGGTGGCCAGAGTTCTTTGGGATACTTGTTTGGAAGTGGAGAGCCTGGTAACAATTCTCAACCTACTCGCAGCCAGGAAAAAGCTGCAAGTAATGAACCTGCCTCAAAGCCAGCTGCTGTTTCACTACCTGTGGATAACACCAAGAATGTTCCAGCAGGCATTCAGAGTAGCACAAACAACTATTTCCGTGCTGATGGTCAGAACTGCGGCAACTTTCTAACA GAAAGGCGTTCGACCAAGGTCCAAGCAGCACCTGGTGGTGGATCTTCCCTAGGGTACTTGTTTGGTGGTGGCAGTGCTGATGGCAGCAAATGA